TTTTCATTTCAGGTGAGAGGACGATAGATTTAGCGATAAATCCTAGGTCAACCGCTTTTGTTGATACATAGTTTCCAACTTGAGAAATGGATTCGGCCGTGATGATCTTCGGTGCGATAGCCCCGTCGACTTTGTAATAGTGCATCGTATTCATTGCTTCGATACCGTACGGGGCAGTTTTAGGATTTGCAACCGCAATTTTCGAAACTTTTGGGTCAGTAACAGCGGCTACCCCTTTAGAGAGATCAACACCCGTATTGCTCCATAGGACGAGTGACCCGTAAGCATAGACTTGAGACGGTGTTGTCGTATAGCCGCCAAGTGCCAGTTTTGCAGGATATTCGACATCCGCAGAGAGAAATACATCATACGGTGCACCGCTCATGATTTGTTGAGTCAATTTACCAGAAGAGCCGGTGATGATTTTTACACCGATTCCGCTCTCTTCAGTAAATGCTTTTGCAATGTCGTTTGCAGCGTATTTCATGTTGGCGGCAGTAGCAACGGTGATCGTTTGTGCAGCGAGTGCGGAGGCAAACGCGAGGGATGCCAATACAATTTTAATCAGTTTCATGGAAACTCCTTAGTATCTGTTTTGATATAACGAAAATTACAAATTTACTTGTGCAAAAACGGTTCGCAAAAAAACGTGACATTTTCGTTGTGTTTTGTAAGATATAACGGCATTATAAAATAAAAGGCTTAAACTAGTCCGATTTTTGTTAATAAAGTGTTAGAGCCCGATAATAATGTGAAGAGGAGAGATAATAGCGTAAGCAGTCATTCCGACTTTGAGATTTTGGAGAGAGTCCTGTTTATCCAAGGCGATGAGGAGGGTGCCTCCGCTGAGACGCAATCCGATCTCGATATTGTCTCCCGAAGTTTCGAGGGTTTCGATCGTACCGGAGAGGATATTATCATCGGTGTCGGAAGAGGGCTCTGTAGAGACGATACTAATATCACTCGATTTAATAATCGCGTAGGTGTCGCATCCGACGCTCAGCCCCATATTAAGTACCGATTTTGCGGTGATGGTTGAGCGCATGACGTCCGAACCGCTGAGGGCGAGGGTGAGGGTGGAATGCAGGCCGTTCGTATGGATCTCTTTGAGAACACTCGGGAGCTGATTGCGTGCGCTGGTGGTGAGGAACGTACGGCTGAGGATTCGTGCCAGACGTTCGGGATCGTTGCCCGCTTCCGAAAATCGGTCGATAAACTGTCGGTGAAGCTCGTTAAATCGGTGGAATGTTGCGATAAGTTCACGGGCATAGGGGGTGAGTTTCGTCCCACCGCCCCCTTTGCCTCCGGTAGTCCGTTCGATGAGGGGCTGATCGGCGAGGGCATTCATGCCGTTGATACGTTCCCACGCCGCCTTGTAGCTCATTTTCATCTCTTTGGCGGCGGCGTGGATCGATCCGATCTTATCGATACGCTCCAGCAGCTCTATCCGCCCGCTCCCTAAAAAACTTTGCCCATCTTTGGTGAGCCAAAAACGTCCGTCGATCTTCATTAGAGGCTAAAACTGTGCTGCATAGGCACTTCGATGGTTTTGAGGGAAAATTCCCCGCCGAGAAAGAGGTAGGAAGCCAAAACACCTTGCGCTAAAAGCATATCGGAACCGTCTTTGTAGGGGAGGCCGCTGATTTTGATTTCACGTAAAAAGGGGGTCTCTTTGCCGTAGATGACATCGACAGCCCCTTTTGAACGCGATAGGAGTTCTATAAGCAGCGGTCGTGGGATCGGTAATTCGTTATCACTCAGCCCTGCCGAAGTAGTGTTGATGATAAGATCATAATCATCGGCGGTAAAGCCGTCCCAGCAGTATGCTTTTATCCCTTCCTGGATAAAAAAGTCCAAACGACCGGAGGAGCGGTTGAGGACGGTCGGAGTGATCTCACCTTGGCGCAATGCGATGGAGAGGGCTCGCGCCGTCCCGCCGCCGCCTAAAATCAATGCATTTTTGATAGGTCCGAATGACTGGATAGCACTCATGAAACCGTCTGCATCGGTGTTATAGCCGATCAGCTTCCCTTTTTCATAGACGAGTGTATTGACGGCTTTGATCGTTTTGGCGATTCCGCGTACTTCGTCGCACTGAGCATAGGCCGCTTCTTTATGGGGAACGGTAACGTTGGCGCCGCTGAGTTTTTTGGATTCAAAAACATTGCGTAATTGTGTGCCGTCACTAAGATGGGTTCGTGAGTAGCAAGCACTGACGCCCAGTCTTTTAAAGACGCTGTTATGCATCAACGGTGAGCGTGAATGGTGTACCGGATCACCGAAGATGCTAAAGAGTTTCATAGGGGATCGACCAGATCATCCAGCGTGCTTGTAAGTGCGCCGAGTTTGTTGGTGACTTCGAGGTATTCGAGTTCGTGAACGGAGTCGGCAACGACACCGGCACCCGCTTGCAAAATCACGTAGTCAGGCTTGATAAGGGCGGTGCGGATCGTGATCGCACTGTCCATATTGCCATCGAATCCGAAATAGCCGATCGTACCGCTGTAAAAGCCTCGTTTTACCCCTTCAAACTGGGCGATTAACTCCATCGCACGGATTTTAGGCGCACCGGTCATGGTTCCGGCGGTAAAAGTCGCGGCGAGAAGATCAAACATATCTTTATCGTCGGCGATTTGGGCATGTACGTCCGAGACGATATGCATAACGTGCGAATAGCGCTCTACGTGCATCATCTCTTCGACTTTAACCGTTCCGGTCTTTGCGACTCGCCCGACATCGTTACGCCCCAAATCGATCAGCATCAAATGCTCTGCGAGCTCTTTCGGATCGGAGAGGAGTTCCTCTTCGAGTTCCAAATCCCGTTTTTTATTGATTCCTCGTTTACGGGTTCCTGCGATCGGTCGGAGCAAGATATCGCCGTCGCTCAAACGAACCATCACTTCAGGAGAACTGCCGACGATACTGAAATCCTCATACTCCATTAAATACATATACGGAGAAGGGTTTTTAAGTCTCAAAATACGGTAAAAACTAAATGGATCTACCTTGGCATGACGGATATAGCGGTTTGTCATCAGGATTTGGAAAACATCCCCGCTTTTAATCATCTCTTTGGATTCATCCACCATAGAGAAAAATTTCTCTTTGGTATGGATAAATTCGCCCCCTTTATCGTCGGCTATTGCTTTGAGAGGCGTGTAGTGATAAGGGGCTTTGAGTGTCGTTTCGATCTCTTCGAAACGGCTTATCATTGTATCGAGACAGCTCATCAAAGTGATCGTCGCATTTTTATGCGAAACGACGAGGGTAAGTTTCGGAAGAATCAAATCCATATCCGGCGTTTGTGTCTGATCGACAAGCCCACTCATATAATCTTCGAGAACATGCTCGAAAACTTGCACCATATCGTATCCGATAAATCCGATAAATCCGTCGATATACCCCACTTTCAAGGCACGTGCACGTTCGCGATATGCATTCTGGTCGAGTTTGCGATAATACTCTTTCAAAAATTCAAACGGAGAAACATCGAGCTGATGCGTTAATCCTTCTGCATCGATGTAGGAAGTTTTTCTGTCGGCATAGGTGAGACGTTCACGTGCACCGATTACGATAATCGTATAATTGCCTTCACTGTTTCCGGCACTCTCAAATAAAAAACTTACTTCACCGGGGAAAAGGGTTTTAGCCTTTTCATACACGGCAATAGGGGCAAATTGATCGAGAGAAAAATGGCGCGATGTAATCACATTATTTCCCTGTAATATATGCGCCGGCTTCGATGTTCTTACGAACGGTTCCGAGTACGTCGCGTGCTGCTTTTTCACCTTGGAAAGGTCCGACCATAACTTTGGTTGCTGAACCGCTCGGTACGGTAATATATTTCAATCCGCTTGCATTGAGACGATCGAACAATGCTTTATTCGGTTCTTTAGAGAAAGATCCCACTTGGATGAAATACGTTCCCTCAGTATCTGCAGTTGCTTTCGCAGCCGGCTTTTCAGCCGGTTTTGGAGTAACTGCGGCAGATGGTTTTGTTTCAGGTACGGCTGTTTTTTTAGTTTCTGTCACTTTTTTCGGTTCAACCGGTTTGGCATTTTTAATCGTTGGGGTATTGATTACCGGTTCTGCAGCTTTAGGTGCACTTTTTACAACAGTCGGTTTCGGTTCTGCTTTTGGGGCAGGGGAAGGCTTGACTTCAGCTTTCGGTGCTGCAGCTACAGGAGCAGGGGTACTTGGTGCCGGAGTTTTAGCTTGAGGAGCCGGAGTATTCGGTGTTTCAGCTTTCGGTTGTTCTGCCGGAGTGTTTTGAAATGACTCCTGTTTGATTTTTTGTGCTATTTTCCCCAAGTCTTGAGCAGAGGTTTCATTGCCCCCTTCTTGGATTACTTCTACCGGCTCAAAGAGAGGATCATCAACGATTTCAGTCGGTGCAGACGGTGTCGGCGGAACTGCTGCATGCGGAGGCTGCTCTTCGGTTTGGGTTTTGAGCGAATTCATAATCACCAATACAATGATGAGAATTAGAGTTAATGCCGCAATTGCCAACAACAGCTTTTTACTGTTTGATCCTGATCCGCTTTTATTGAGGATAATATCGTTGAGTTCGTTTTTTTCTTCCATCTTTGTCCCATTCCTTAGGTGTAATAGTTATAGATTGTCGAGTTACATATGCTTCGACCATGAAGCACCGCGCTCTTTAGCGTAGACTTCATAGGGAAGGTTGAGAATATTGTATTCCGATGGCAAGTCGAGTGTCGGAAACATTCTCCACTGTTTCGGTTGTTTTGCGGCCAATTTCATAGAAATCATTTTACCCAGTTGGTTGGCTTCTTGTAAAGTCGTATGTCCTTTGTGGATATAGACATGAAGATGCCCGGGGGTCTTGGTCTCAAAAGCGGTAAAGTTGATAAATCCCTCTTCACGTAACAAAAGCTGCG
This genomic window from Sulfuricurvum sp. contains:
- the modA gene encoding molybdate ABC transporter substrate-binding protein, with translation MKLIKIVLASLAFASALAAQTITVATAANMKYAANDIAKAFTEESGIGVKIITGSSGKLTQQIMSGAPYDVFLSADVEYPAKLALGGYTTTPSQVYAYGSLVLWSNTGVDLSKGVAAVTDPKVSKIAVANPKTAPYGIEAMNTMHYYKVDGAIAPKIITAESISQVGNYVSTKAVDLGFIAKSIVLSPEMKNVGQWIEIDPKSYNTIDQAMVGLKNGSPENQIAAKKFLRFMSSAKALEILKASGYGLPKK
- a CDS encoding TOBE domain-containing protein, giving the protein MKIDGRFWLTKDGQSFLGSGRIELLERIDKIGSIHAAAKEMKMSYKAAWERINGMNALADQPLIERTTGGKGGGGTKLTPYARELIATFHRFNELHRQFIDRFSEAGNDPERLARILSRTFLTTSARNQLPSVLKEIHTNGLHSTLTLALSGSDVMRSTITAKSVLNMGLSVGCDTYAIIKSSDISIVSTEPSSDTDDNILSGTIETLETSGDNIEIGLRLSGGTLLIALDKQDSLQNLKVGMTAYAIISPLHIIIGL
- a CDS encoding shikimate dehydrogenase translates to MKLFSIFGDPVHHSRSPLMHNSVFKRLGVSACYSRTHLSDGTQLRNVFESKKLSGANVTVPHKEAAYAQCDEVRGIAKTIKAVNTLVYEKGKLIGYNTDADGFMSAIQSFGPIKNALILGGGGTARALSIALRQGEITPTVLNRSSGRLDFFIQEGIKAYCWDGFTADDYDLIINTTSAGLSDNELPIPRPLLIELLSRSKGAVDVIYGKETPFLREIKISGLPYKDGSDMLLAQGVLASYLFLGGEFSLKTIEVPMQHSFSL
- a CDS encoding anthranilate synthase component I family protein codes for the protein MITSRHFSLDQFAPIAVYEKAKTLFPGEVSFLFESAGNSEGNYTIIVIGARERLTYADRKTSYIDAEGLTHQLDVSPFEFLKEYYRKLDQNAYRERARALKVGYIDGFIGFIGYDMVQVFEHVLEDYMSGLVDQTQTPDMDLILPKLTLVVSHKNATITLMSCLDTMISRFEEIETTLKAPYHYTPLKAIADDKGGEFIHTKEKFFSMVDESKEMIKSGDVFQILMTNRYIRHAKVDPFSFYRILRLKNPSPYMYLMEYEDFSIVGSSPEVMVRLSDGDILLRPIAGTRKRGINKKRDLELEEELLSDPKELAEHLMLIDLGRNDVGRVAKTGTVKVEEMMHVERYSHVMHIVSDVHAQIADDKDMFDLLAATFTAGTMTGAPKIRAMELIAQFEGVKRGFYSGTIGYFGFDGNMDSAITIRTALIKPDYVILQAGAGVVADSVHELEYLEVTNKLGALTSTLDDLVDPL
- a CDS encoding SPOR domain-containing protein; its protein translation is MEEKNELNDIILNKSGSGSNSKKLLLAIAALTLILIIVLVIMNSLKTQTEEQPPHAAVPPTPSAPTEIVDDPLFEPVEVIQEGGNETSAQDLGKIAQKIKQESFQNTPAEQPKAETPNTPAPQAKTPAPSTPAPVAAAPKAEVKPSPAPKAEPKPTVVKSAPKAAEPVINTPTIKNAKPVEPKKVTETKKTAVPETKPSAAVTPKPAEKPAAKATADTEGTYFIQVGSFSKEPNKALFDRLNASGLKYITVPSGSATKVMVGPFQGEKAARDVLGTVRKNIEAGAYITGK
- a CDS encoding DUF1882 domain-containing protein, giving the protein MTSMDMKLIKMISDHYWLKHDNVVNKIDFKGRTFFNKYEKIDKSLTQAIIDQHLKGQITVAHSLINKFDKVENIVIDYNGTDPQRFYHKAQLLLREEGFINFTAFETKTPGHLHVYIHKGHTTLQEANQLGKMISMKLAAKQPKQWRMFPTLDLPSEYNILNLPYEVYAKERGASWSKHM